The following are encoded together in the Bacillota bacterium genome:
- a CDS encoding extracellular solute-binding protein: MRKCISSGVIMGLILILVMGISLTVFAQKPVTIKIGHLYDPMGGPGVRLTYEWLGRVIKAFEAANPNIKVEQEIFQWDQIDVKAMADYRAGIKQHDVFFTSPQLMAQHNLVGDLLDLSPYIQSWPKKEIEDFSWSAAWASGIFGKAQFSLPTGAHTRALVYRRDMFKQVGLDPNNPPRNLEELIACAKRLTRDTDGDKKTDVWGLGMYYGPSRATIELYFAPFVWHYGGELWDPKTKKATFASDAGAKAAQFAYDVIYTHKITPEWAVSGTYDDDILRPFLDGKLGMAWGWGSYWISVLEDKGWLKGVFPPTPQGKPVIADVAITPTAPQAQFTNTWSLSIYKLSQHPKEAFKLIEFILKPENIIAYPDAGLPPRASLWQKPELQTPFYQTWRLAVAKGKGMPPTAHYGELADTVAAALQEILVNKAPIPKTLKKFEEEYNAQYAGE; the protein is encoded by the coding sequence GTGAGGAAGTGTATATCATCGGGTGTAATCATGGGGCTGATTCTGATCCTGGTAATGGGGATATCCTTGACTGTTTTTGCGCAGAAGCCGGTGACTATCAAGATTGGACATCTATATGATCCCATGGGCGGCCCGGGCGTGAGGCTGACCTATGAATGGTTGGGGAGGGTAATCAAGGCTTTTGAGGCGGCAAACCCAAATATCAAGGTAGAGCAGGAGATATTCCAGTGGGACCAGATAGATGTCAAAGCAATGGCTGATTACCGCGCTGGAATAAAGCAGCATGACGTATTCTTTACATCCCCGCAACTGATGGCCCAGCACAACCTGGTAGGTGATCTCTTGGATCTTTCTCCATATATTCAGAGCTGGCCGAAGAAAGAGATAGAGGATTTCAGTTGGAGCGCTGCTTGGGCCAGTGGGATCTTCGGCAAGGCGCAGTTCAGCCTGCCCACGGGTGCTCACACCCGCGCTTTAGTATATCGCCGCGACATGTTCAAGCAGGTAGGGCTGGACCCGAATAACCCCCCTAGGAACCTGGAAGAGCTGATAGCCTGCGCCAAGAGGCTGACCAGAGATACCGACGGAGATAAGAAAACCGATGTCTGGGGCCTGGGGATGTACTACGGGCCATCCAGGGCTACTATTGAACTATACTTTGCTCCATTTGTGTGGCACTATGGCGGAGAGCTCTGGGATCCAAAGACTAAGAAGGCGACCTTCGCCAGCGATGCCGGTGCGAAGGCTGCACAGTTCGCTTACGATGTAATATACACCCACAAGATAACCCCTGAGTGGGCTGTGTCCGGCACCTACGATGACGATATACTTCGACCTTTCCTCGATGGCAAGCTCGGCATGGCATGGGGTTGGGGCAGCTACTGGATATCCGTGCTGGAAGATAAGGGATGGCTTAAGGGCGTTTTCCCGCCAACTCCACAGGGTAAGCCAGTTATAGCCGATGTGGCTATAACCCCCACAGCTCCACAGGCTCAGTTCACCAATACGTGGTCCCTGTCCATATATAAGCTGAGCCAGCATCCCAAAGAGGCGTTCAAGTTGATCGAGTTCATATTAAAGCCCGAAAACATTATAGCATACCCCGATGCGGGGCTTCCTCCTCGGGCCTCCCTATGGCAGAAGCCGGAGCTGCAGACCCCGTTCTACCAGACCTGGCGTCTCGCTGTAGCCAAGGGTAAAGGGATGCCTCCAACCGCCCACTATGGAGAGCTGGCCGATACCGTGGCTGCCGCACTGCAGGAGATCCTGGTGAATAAGGCCCCTATTCCGAAAACGCTCAAGAAGTTCGAGGAGGAGTACAATGCCCAATATGCTGGAGAGTAA
- a CDS encoding GntR family transcriptional regulator, whose protein sequence is MQIKAYIEREIASGRFEPGKRIPSEAELARQFGVSRITTRQALAELAAEGLLYRAQGKGTFVRAMRKFESAGAAGASEAGHDDGSNSTSDSGKEAAHRPAGAGARRRRPNIAFVGPIVASPLHTEYGGDIASGLEQAARSRGFTAFTVNSANDPQIELDVLDKLVKDDVGGIALWPVDGSKAHAFVRNLIEARYPIVLVDRYLTGSNACAVASDNFGGAFAATRYLISLGHRRIGFITTHNLSTTSVAERLRGYRHALKVADIPYEPTLVFDSYPWYVQVAELSSLLDGRADSDIGGCISYLKEIRPTAVITLNERVAVTFLRLCRELGLKIPGDIAMITFDGRGLDAYLPLRLSLVYQPGPEIGVTAAHMLFDMIDGKPVEDRFITLPTELIIRESSGGVLEPAMST, encoded by the coding sequence ATGCAGATAAAGGCATACATCGAGCGAGAGATTGCAAGCGGCCGCTTTGAGCCCGGCAAGAGAATCCCATCCGAAGCGGAGCTGGCGCGCCAGTTTGGAGTGAGCCGCATAACAACAAGGCAGGCCCTCGCGGAGCTGGCGGCGGAGGGGCTGCTTTACCGTGCGCAGGGGAAGGGGACCTTCGTGCGCGCTATGCGTAAATTCGAATCCGCAGGCGCGGCGGGCGCAAGCGAGGCTGGACATGATGATGGCAGCAATTCCACCAGCGATTCTGGCAAGGAGGCTGCCCATAGGCCAGCCGGTGCCGGCGCCCGCCGCCGGAGGCCAAATATAGCCTTTGTCGGCCCCATTGTAGCCAGCCCCCTGCATACAGAGTATGGGGGGGATATCGCATCCGGCCTGGAGCAGGCCGCCAGGAGCCGCGGTTTTACTGCCTTCACGGTGAATTCTGCCAACGATCCTCAAATTGAGCTCGACGTCCTTGACAAACTGGTCAAGGATGACGTGGGTGGCATCGCCCTTTGGCCCGTTGATGGCAGCAAGGCTCATGCTTTTGTGCGCAACCTCATTGAAGCGAGATACCCTATAGTCCTGGTAGACCGCTATCTTACCGGCTCAAACGCCTGCGCTGTAGCATCGGATAACTTCGGTGGCGCGTTTGCGGCAACACGGTACCTTATAAGCCTCGGGCACCGCCGCATCGGTTTCATCACAACACACAACCTGTCAACGACCTCGGTCGCTGAACGCCTGCGAGGCTACAGGCACGCCCTCAAGGTTGCGGATATTCCGTATGAACCAACCCTGGTCTTCGATTCGTATCCTTGGTATGTTCAGGTAGCGGAGCTGTCATCTCTCCTGGATGGCAGGGCTGATAGCGATATAGGCGGGTGTATCAGTTATCTTAAGGAGATAAGGCCTACTGCGGTCATCACACTGAATGAGCGCGTAGCCGTTACGTTCTTGAGGTTATGCCGGGAGTTGGGCCTGAAGATACCCGGCGATATTGCTATGATAACATTCGACGGGCGCGGCCTTGATGCTTACCTTCCCCTGCGTCTCTCGCTCGTCTACCAGCCTGGTCCCGAAATAGGAGTGACCGCGGCGCATATGCTGTTTGACATGATCGACGGCAAACCAGTCGAAGACCGGTTTATAACCCTCCCGACAGAGCTCATTATAAGGGAGTCGAGCGGGGGAGTGTTGGAGCCGGCCATGTCGACATGA
- a CDS encoding sugar phosphate isomerase/epimerase, protein MKTAIAVSTPDARFSALALKDGFERSVAKVTELGFDGVELAIRDPGAVDIPALERVLKATGLPVPAIGTGQAFGTDGLSFSSPDIKIRKAALERVKSHIDLAAKLGSKVIIGLVHGGHTAGIPYDVTLSWVKDAMASLAGYAEGMGVELVLEPINRYETDLINTVDDALAFLDSVGAPNISLLVDTFHMNIEEASIEGSIRRAKGRIGHVHVADSNRWAPGLGHIDFQPVLDALIEIGYNGFLSAEILPMPTSEEALLATARWMERVKGKEV, encoded by the coding sequence GTGAAAACTGCCATTGCGGTTTCCACACCGGATGCCCGTTTCTCTGCCCTTGCCCTGAAGGATGGCTTCGAAAGAAGCGTCGCGAAGGTCACAGAGCTCGGCTTCGACGGGGTCGAGCTCGCGATCCGCGATCCTGGAGCCGTGGATATCCCGGCCCTCGAGCGCGTGCTAAAGGCGACAGGTTTACCGGTTCCCGCGATCGGCACGGGCCAGGCATTCGGGACGGATGGGCTTAGCTTTTCAAGTCCCGATATAAAAATCAGAAAGGCGGCCCTCGAACGAGTAAAAAGCCACATCGATCTTGCGGCTAAGCTCGGCTCCAAGGTTATCATAGGCTTGGTGCATGGCGGGCATACCGCCGGGATACCTTATGACGTGACATTATCATGGGTTAAAGATGCCATGGCAAGCCTTGCTGGATACGCAGAAGGCATGGGAGTCGAGCTTGTGCTGGAGCCCATAAATCGATATGAGACTGACCTGATAAACACCGTAGATGATGCTTTAGCTTTCCTTGATTCTGTCGGCGCGCCCAATATCTCCCTTCTGGTTGATACCTTCCATATGAATATCGAGGAAGCATCTATCGAGGGAAGCATAAGACGCGCGAAGGGCAGGATCGGGCATGTTCACGTAGCTGATAGCAACAGGTGGGCCCCTGGTCTCGGTCACATAGATTTTCAACCAGTCCTGGATGCGCTTATAGAGATAGGTTATAACGGTTTCTTGTCGGCTGAGATACTCCCCATGCCTACGAGTGAGGAGGCGCTTCTCGCAACGGCCAGATGGATGGAACGGGTTAAAGGAAAGGAAGTCTGA
- a CDS encoding creatininase family protein, with product MSNWQIPPKGGHMDLATGVYLQNMTWKQIQERLKKDDILIVPVGSTENHGPHACIGEDTFLVTRMAEAVALKTGCTVAQPVWYGSHPFHHMGMPGTIIVPEEIFIGQLKAMMAGFWNMGFRKMILLNGHGQEYVIPTAIHQFAKTYQVPAVIVNLNWYHAVQDYFKLKSEGGPYETNFIHADEVETSWSLALFPEMIRMEDAVDTKPRAYLPDGHVDKAGNLLHRPIAWYGQVGCGPAEFAATPEGVVGKATAADAEKARPGVEALLDYMVKLHDDILKTFPPGKLPPIEEMSQRPREEVEAAIKGPLAPGGRSIYSLVYPPA from the coding sequence ATGTCTAACTGGCAGATTCCGCCTAAAGGCGGACATATGGATCTCGCGACAGGAGTTTACCTTCAAAACATGACATGGAAACAAATCCAGGAGCGCCTCAAAAAGGATGATATCCTAATAGTCCCCGTAGGCTCTACGGAGAACCACGGCCCGCACGCATGCATCGGGGAAGATACGTTCCTCGTCACCCGCATGGCTGAGGCTGTAGCTCTCAAAACGGGCTGCACGGTTGCCCAACCAGTATGGTACGGGTCACACCCATTCCACCACATGGGGATGCCTGGAACCATCATCGTGCCCGAGGAGATCTTCATAGGACAGCTCAAAGCTATGATGGCAGGCTTTTGGAACATGGGTTTCCGAAAGATGATCCTGCTCAATGGTCACGGCCAGGAATACGTTATCCCGACAGCTATTCACCAGTTTGCCAAGACCTATCAGGTCCCTGCCGTGATAGTCAATCTGAACTGGTATCACGCTGTCCAGGATTACTTCAAGCTGAAGTCCGAGGGCGGCCCATATGAAACCAACTTCATTCACGCCGACGAAGTTGAGACCTCCTGGTCTTTAGCGCTGTTTCCCGAGATGATTCGCATGGAGGATGCCGTCGATACGAAGCCGCGGGCCTATCTGCCAGACGGCCACGTAGACAAGGCAGGGAACCTGCTCCACAGGCCAATAGCCTGGTACGGCCAGGTTGGATGTGGGCCTGCTGAATTCGCTGCCACGCCGGAGGGAGTAGTTGGCAAGGCTACCGCAGCCGACGCCGAGAAGGCGCGCCCAGGTGTCGAGGCTCTTCTCGATTACATGGTAAAGCTCCACGACGATATCTTGAAGACGTTCCCTCCGGGCAAGCTTCCACCTATCGAGGAGATGAGCCAGCGCCCTCGCGAGGAGGTCGAGGCTGCCATCAAGGGTCCGCTCGCTCCAGGCGGTAGAAGCATCTACTCGCTCGTATATCCGCCGGCGTAG
- a CDS encoding sugar ABC transporter permease, whose translation MPNMLESNKSNRKGTQHLSQLPSSIENEDLRRLSRLRRSGSLYLGKYRLPYLFLFPAVAILLAFLISPIIAGILLSLQKTRLDGTTSWTGLLNYLRLFWEARFATNLQNSVVYVVGNIALSTPLAYAAAILITSKLPQVRFFRGVFLLPWIIAPVVSTVLFRSLVDPNMGPIALLLERLTGEQVVVLANAKWAMFMIIFHSFWRSFPFIMLFLAAGIATIPDEVYDAAKVDGAGSWKRFTNVTFPLTRSELGISLLTVTMWTLHDAESIYAFTQGGPGYATETLAIRLFKLSFINFDLNTGATIGVILIMISIVFMFFYLRLLRGVKEL comes from the coding sequence ATGCCCAATATGCTGGAGAGTAACAAGAGCAACAGGAAAGGTACACAACACCTGTCACAGTTGCCGTCCAGCATCGAAAATGAGGACCTGCGCAGGCTTTCACGCCTGCGCAGGAGCGGGAGCCTGTATTTAGGGAAGTACAGGCTCCCCTACCTCTTTCTATTTCCTGCCGTAGCTATTTTGCTGGCCTTTCTGATATCGCCGATTATTGCTGGCATATTGCTGAGCCTTCAGAAGACCAGGTTGGACGGGACAACAAGCTGGACAGGGTTGTTAAACTACCTGAGATTATTCTGGGAGGCCCGTTTCGCGACCAACCTTCAAAACTCGGTTGTGTACGTGGTAGGCAACATCGCCCTTTCAACCCCTCTTGCCTATGCAGCCGCGATCCTTATCACCAGCAAACTGCCCCAGGTGCGTTTTTTCCGCGGCGTTTTCCTCTTGCCCTGGATCATCGCGCCCGTGGTTAGCACAGTGCTTTTTCGTTCCCTGGTGGACCCAAACATGGGTCCCATCGCCCTGCTGCTGGAGAGGCTGACTGGGGAACAGGTGGTAGTGCTTGCCAACGCGAAGTGGGCCATGTTTATGATCATCTTCCATAGCTTCTGGCGCTCTTTTCCGTTCATCATGCTCTTTTTGGCGGCCGGCATAGCGACTATCCCCGACGAAGTATATGATGCGGCGAAGGTGGACGGGGCAGGAAGCTGGAAGAGGTTCACTAACGTGACCTTTCCTCTCACCAGGAGCGAGCTCGGCATATCTCTCCTTACCGTTACGATGTGGACCCTGCACGATGCCGAGAGTATATACGCCTTTACCCAGGGTGGCCCCGGCTACGCCACTGAAACCCTGGCGATTCGCCTCTTCAAGTTGTCCTTTATTAACTTCGACCTCAACACGGGCGCTACAATCGGGGTGATACTTATTATGATAAGCATTGTCTTCATGTTCTTTTACCTGCGGCTCTTGAGGGGAGTGAAGGAGCTATGA
- a CDS encoding alcohol dehydrogenase catalytic domain-containing protein codes for MPMLAAVFEGEGKLALRDVPKPQIAQDDDVLLRVEAASICGTDVHILSVPPGHPATPGSILCHEYAGEVLDVGPGVTTIKKGDRVVVDPNLTCGNCVYCRSGMPNMCENMTTLGIFMNGGFAEYNVAPAKALHRISRDVPPEIAVFAEPLSCVVNGTQKVRLQPGETAVILGAGPIGLLFTQMFKASGAGKIIVAEVLPLRARYAKESGADLVVNPKNEDLATIVKRETEVGADVVVDAVGSLLSDAVGLVKRGGKVLIFGMNQHARPEVKQFDITRYEVAVLGTYIAKFAFPMAVKILESGVIPVQKLITHRLKLSEVLEGFEAMKNGEAIKVVVSP; via the coding sequence ATGCCAATGCTGGCAGCGGTATTTGAGGGCGAGGGGAAATTAGCACTCCGCGACGTCCCCAAACCCCAAATCGCGCAAGATGATGATGTCCTCCTCAGGGTCGAGGCGGCAAGCATCTGCGGCACGGACGTGCATATTCTCTCTGTCCCCCCGGGACATCCCGCAACTCCCGGAAGCATCCTCTGTCATGAGTATGCCGGAGAGGTATTGGATGTAGGCCCGGGCGTAACAACGATCAAAAAGGGTGATAGAGTCGTAGTCGACCCCAATCTGACCTGTGGGAACTGCGTATATTGCCGTTCTGGAATGCCTAACATGTGCGAGAATATGACGACTCTAGGTATATTTATGAATGGCGGTTTCGCCGAATACAACGTCGCCCCGGCAAAGGCCCTTCACCGGATTTCAAGGGATGTCCCTCCCGAGATTGCAGTCTTTGCCGAGCCCCTGTCCTGCGTAGTAAATGGAACCCAGAAGGTCAGGCTTCAACCGGGAGAGACGGCCGTAATCCTTGGAGCAGGTCCAATCGGCCTCCTTTTCACCCAGATGTTCAAGGCATCTGGTGCCGGGAAGATAATTGTGGCCGAGGTGCTTCCCCTTCGCGCCAGATACGCAAAGGAAAGTGGAGCAGACCTTGTGGTGAACCCCAAGAATGAAGATCTAGCCACTATAGTAAAAAGAGAGACGGAGGTAGGAGCAGACGTTGTAGTCGATGCTGTAGGGTCGCTTCTATCAGATGCCGTCGGGCTCGTCAAACGAGGCGGAAAGGTGCTTATCTTCGGGATGAACCAGCACGCAAGGCCCGAGGTTAAGCAATTTGATATAACCCGGTATGAGGTTGCGGTCCTTGGGACCTATATCGCGAAATTCGCCTTCCCTATGGCCGTAAAGATCCTCGAATCTGGTGTGATCCCTGTTCAAAAGCTCATAACCCACAGGCTCAAGCTCAGCGAGGTGCTCGAGGGATTCGAGGCAATGAAGAATGGAGAGGCGATCAAGGTAGTAGTTTCCCCATAA
- a CDS encoding alpha-mannosidase, giving the protein MSTGDLSVAKSMYFTGEKIQGRVAELGSFIYSARRPVTNLRCIEGDPEGASRVGYDDSAWDSFEIGSRWGGRDVTMWFRGEVEIPPEWAYSEFEGESGGFDSPNGNGYRPGDDGVRHEDERRRRDDGGRRLLALHLRLFSGENAHLSGPEGLLYINGRPICGIDRNHTEVILTPAMVNTMAGGTGADVTTGANATMVTTATTAATVATATTVTAGTAGTTATGGATDEAAPRLVIAIKATSGMQEAEHVFEAAELVLIDRDADSLYYSLKAGIEAVGVLGPDSPDGIALLNILDDAVGYIDWREPGSDAFYESIREARRRLDSAMARLPRGGIKPRVTCVGHSHIDVAWLWPLRHTREKCSRTFSTATHLMELYPEYCFIQSQPQLYKFIKEDHPEIYARIREKVASGQWEPEGGMWVEADCNVTSGESLVRQLLFGTRFFRQEFGRECKVLWLPDVFGYSWALPQIIKKSGLEYFMTTKISWNQYNRPEYDTFMWRGMDGTEVLTHFITTPHGGDENWWFFTYNGEITPATLKGIWDNYRQKEINDELLLSFGFGDGGGGPTRTMLEMARRLKDVPGIPRAEVGKAEPFFERLAEKVKDHPRLPVWDGELYLEYHRGTYTSQAHNKRANRLSEILYHDAEGFSCLAKAFGRGFIYPQEDINRGWELILLNQFHDILPGSSIREVYEDCARDYEEVAMLANRVLEGALGHLVANMSLKKREAIVVFNSLSWERSDVVIVPWDPAFEGKRFVDAGGRPVASQVVEAQKELLLYVENVPAFGYKAVYLEEGEPVGLNGGESEPLASGEISIAPARLENRFFIISLNPAGQITSIWDKLKGREVLAPGARANIIQVFEDKPLRHDAWDIDIFYRDKMWEVTDLVEATVEEAGPERGVLKLVWRFMNSIITQRLAIYRAIPRVDFRTEVDWRERQLLLKVAFPVDVRSTKATYEIQFGNVERPTHWNTSWDYARFETCGHKWADLSEGGYGVSLLNDCKYGHDIKDNVMRLTLIKSAIAPDPLADKCHHTFTYSLYPHPGDWYQGGTVREGYSLNYPLRGVAVLNGNQSGEGQGESDNLLPDSFSFIRVDAPNVIVETVKKAEDGEATVVRVYEYGNRRGPVTLSFGFPIKAARECNLMEREEAPVEFSGNKLKFFIKPYEIRTFMVECGVVI; this is encoded by the coding sequence ATGTCTACTGGGGATTTATCTGTAGCTAAATCCATGTATTTTACCGGGGAGAAAATTCAGGGGCGCGTGGCTGAGCTCGGCAGCTTCATCTACAGCGCACGCAGGCCGGTAACGAATTTGCGTTGCATTGAAGGGGACCCCGAGGGCGCAAGTCGCGTGGGCTATGATGATTCAGCCTGGGATAGCTTTGAAATCGGCAGCCGGTGGGGCGGCCGGGATGTGACAATGTGGTTTCGGGGGGAGGTGGAGATACCTCCTGAGTGGGCGTATTCTGAATTTGAGGGCGAATCCGGGGGCTTTGATAGCCCAAATGGAAATGGGTATAGGCCCGGGGATGATGGGGTCAGGCATGAGGATGAGCGGCGCAGGCGCGATGATGGAGGTAGGAGGCTTCTCGCGTTGCACCTCCGCCTCTTTAGCGGTGAAAATGCCCACCTGAGCGGGCCCGAGGGGTTGCTGTATATAAACGGCCGGCCGATTTGCGGGATCGACAGGAACCACACAGAGGTCATCCTTACCCCAGCCATGGTCAACACCATGGCGGGCGGTACGGGGGCTGACGTGACTACCGGAGCTAACGCGACCATGGTTACCACTGCTACTACGGCAGCTACGGTAGCTACGGCTACCACGGTTACTGCAGGGACTGCAGGGACTACGGCGACCGGAGGTGCCACAGATGAGGCCGCGCCGCGCCTCGTTATAGCCATCAAGGCCACGAGCGGGATGCAGGAAGCGGAGCATGTCTTTGAGGCTGCGGAGCTAGTCTTGATCGACCGGGACGCTGACAGCCTCTACTATTCACTCAAGGCGGGGATCGAGGCGGTGGGGGTGCTCGGGCCGGATTCACCTGATGGGATAGCCCTTCTCAATATCCTGGACGATGCAGTAGGCTACATCGACTGGCGCGAGCCTGGGTCAGATGCATTCTATGAATCTATCAGGGAGGCGAGGAGACGCCTTGACTCCGCCATGGCCAGGCTCCCCAGGGGCGGCATCAAGCCCAGGGTTACCTGCGTGGGCCACTCACACATCGATGTAGCGTGGCTATGGCCCCTCCGGCACACCCGCGAGAAGTGTTCGCGCACCTTCTCGACCGCGACTCACCTTATGGAACTCTATCCGGAGTATTGTTTCATCCAGTCCCAGCCCCAGCTCTATAAGTTCATCAAGGAGGACCACCCTGAGATCTACGCCCGGATAAGGGAGAAGGTAGCCTCAGGGCAGTGGGAGCCCGAAGGAGGCATGTGGGTCGAGGCCGATTGCAACGTCACCTCGGGCGAGTCGCTGGTGCGCCAGCTCCTGTTTGGGACCAGGTTCTTCCGGCAGGAGTTCGGGAGGGAGTGCAAGGTGCTGTGGCTTCCTGATGTATTCGGGTATAGCTGGGCCCTCCCGCAGATAATCAAGAAGAGCGGGCTTGAATACTTCATGACCACGAAGATCAGCTGGAATCAATACAACCGGCCTGAATACGATACCTTCATGTGGCGGGGCATGGATGGCACAGAGGTCCTGACGCACTTCATCACCACACCGCATGGCGGTGACGAGAACTGGTGGTTCTTTACATATAACGGCGAAATCACACCTGCTACATTGAAGGGCATTTGGGATAACTACCGGCAAAAGGAGATAAACGACGAGCTCCTCTTATCCTTCGGCTTTGGAGACGGTGGAGGCGGGCCAACCCGCACGATGCTGGAGATGGCGAGGCGCCTCAAGGACGTGCCAGGGATTCCGAGGGCGGAGGTAGGTAAGGCGGAGCCCTTCTTCGAACGGCTTGCAGAGAAGGTCAAGGATCACCCGCGACTACCGGTGTGGGATGGGGAGCTTTACCTTGAATACCACCGGGGGACCTATACGTCTCAAGCCCACAACAAGAGGGCAAACAGGCTATCCGAGATTCTCTACCACGATGCGGAAGGGTTTTCATGCCTGGCAAAGGCCTTCGGGCGTGGATTTATCTACCCGCAGGAGGATATAAACCGCGGGTGGGAGCTCATACTTTTGAATCAATTCCATGACATACTCCCAGGGTCCTCAATACGTGAGGTTTACGAGGATTGTGCAAGGGATTACGAGGAGGTCGCAATGCTGGCGAACCGGGTCCTGGAGGGGGCGCTTGGGCACCTTGTGGCAAATATGAGCCTGAAGAAGAGGGAGGCGATAGTTGTATTCAACTCCCTCTCCTGGGAGCGGTCGGATGTGGTGATCGTCCCGTGGGACCCTGCCTTTGAGGGGAAGCGCTTTGTGGACGCAGGTGGACGGCCGGTTGCGAGCCAGGTCGTAGAGGCGCAGAAGGAGCTTCTTCTTTATGTTGAAAATGTCCCGGCTTTCGGGTATAAGGCGGTCTACCTCGAGGAAGGGGAGCCTGTGGGCCTGAATGGAGGAGAGTCAGAGCCTCTCGCATCAGGTGAGATCAGTATTGCCCCTGCGCGATTGGAAAATAGGTTTTTCATCATCTCCCTCAACCCTGCGGGGCAGATAACATCCATCTGGGATAAGCTTAAGGGGAGGGAGGTCCTGGCGCCGGGCGCCCGGGCAAACATCATCCAGGTTTTCGAGGATAAGCCTCTACGGCATGATGCATGGGATATCGACATCTTCTACAGGGATAAGATGTGGGAGGTCACCGACCTGGTGGAGGCGACCGTGGAGGAGGCCGGCCCGGAGCGGGGTGTGCTGAAGCTCGTCTGGAGGTTTATGAATTCCATCATAACCCAACGACTCGCCATCTACCGGGCCATCCCCAGGGTAGATTTCAGGACCGAGGTTGATTGGAGGGAGCGCCAGCTCCTCCTCAAGGTCGCATTCCCGGTGGATGTTCGTTCTACAAAGGCGACTTATGAGATCCAGTTTGGAAACGTGGAGCGCCCGACCCACTGGAACACAAGCTGGGACTATGCGCGCTTTGAGACCTGCGGGCACAAGTGGGCCGACCTTTCAGAGGGCGGTTACGGCGTCTCCCTCCTCAATGATTGCAAGTACGGCCATGACATAAAGGATAATGTGATGAGGCTAACCCTCATCAAGTCCGCAATCGCACCCGATCCGCTGGCGGATAAGTGCCATCACACCTTCACCTACAGCCTCTACCCCCATCCTGGGGATTGGTACCAGGGTGGGACGGTCAGGGAGGGCTATAGCCTCAACTATCCTTTGAGGGGCGTCGCTGTCTTGAACGGGAACCAGAGCGGGGAGGGCCAGGGTGAGAGCGATAACCTCCTTCCCGATAGCTTCTCGTTTATCAGGGTGGATGCGCCCAATGTAATCGTGGAGACGGTAAAGAAGGCCGAGGACGGTGAGGCCACGGTAGTGAGGGTCTACGAGTATGGCAACAGGCGCGGTCCAGTGACCCTGAGCTTCGGATTCCCCATCAAGGCTGCACGAGAGTGCAACCTGATGGAGCGGGAAGAGGCGCCTGTGGAGTTCAGCGGCAACAAACTCAAATTCTTCATCAAACCCTATGAGATCAGGACGTTCATGGTAGAGTGCGGGGTGGTAATATAA
- a CDS encoding carbohydrate ABC transporter permease, whose amino-acid sequence MGLMQAENGSISGQQGRQGRRTIWRETWKDIQNILTWIAFFGIALFCLFPILWGVRTSFAPRYDSGLIPSQFTIEHYRALFQRPELYIYLRNSLAITAGTIAIAAPVALLAAYALARFKFPGRQFGILFLVLPLLPAVAILVPLIAYMNRLRLYDTYLAVIIANTVFNMPFAIWMLRNFILANPYEIEEAALIDGCSRFQVLWRVAVPMMAPGLVAVIIFIFINSWNNYMYAFALTSSPTHRVLPQGVLSFLGVWGTYWGGLCALGILALIPPVVLFLLFQNWFVAGLFGQQLK is encoded by the coding sequence ATGGGCTTAATGCAGGCGGAGAATGGCAGCATATCAGGTCAACAGGGAAGGCAAGGTAGGAGGACTATCTGGAGGGAGACCTGGAAAGACATACAAAATATCCTTACGTGGATTGCTTTTTTCGGGATCGCGCTTTTCTGCCTGTTCCCTATACTATGGGGGGTGCGGACGTCATTTGCCCCCCGATATGATTCCGGACTCATTCCTTCTCAGTTTACGATTGAGCACTACCGGGCGCTCTTCCAGCGCCCCGAACTCTATATATACCTCCGTAATAGCCTGGCTATTACGGCAGGGACGATTGCCATAGCTGCACCTGTAGCCCTGCTAGCAGCCTATGCCCTGGCACGCTTCAAATTCCCGGGACGCCAGTTTGGAATCTTATTCCTGGTGTTGCCCCTGCTCCCGGCGGTGGCGATCCTGGTTCCCCTTATCGCCTACATGAACCGCCTGAGGCTGTACGATACCTATCTGGCCGTTATCATCGCCAATACCGTTTTCAATATGCCCTTTGCTATTTGGATGTTGCGAAATTTCATCCTGGCCAACCCCTACGAGATCGAAGAGGCTGCGCTGATTGACGGGTGCTCCCGGTTTCAGGTCCTGTGGCGGGTGGCTGTCCCCATGATGGCCCCCGGTCTTGTCGCGGTGATCATATTTATCTTCATCAATTCATGGAACAACTATATGTATGCCTTCGCCCTTACCTCCTCCCCAACCCACCGGGTCTTGCCTCAGGGGGTGCTATCATTCTTAGGCGTGTGGGGAACTTACTGGGGAGGCCTATGTGCCCTCGGGATCCTCGCCTTGATCCCCCCGGTGGTTCTATTCCTTTTATTCCAGAATTGGTTTGTGGCAGGACTTTTTGGCCAGCAGTTGAAATAA